CACCCATCCGCGTGTCCGGGGACCGGAGGATGGCCCGTCGCGTGGCCTACAACCTGCTGGAGAACGTCGTCGATCACACCCCGCCGGGCACCCGGGTGTGGATCGAGGGCCGCCAGACGGGTGGCCAAGGGGTCCTGATCGTGACCGACGACGGTCCCGGGATCCCGCCCAAGGTGGCGCGCAAGCTTTTCGAGTCCAGCGACGTGCGAGCGGTCCGGGCGGGCACGCGGCGGGTTGGCCTGCCCCTGGTCCGCGAACTGGTCGACGCGATGGGGGCGGAGATGACGTACACCGCGAGGGGAGAGGGCGGCTCGATCATCCTGGTGGGCTTCCGCTTGGCACCGCGGGATGCCCCCAGCTCGGACGGGCCTCATCCGGACCGTGGGGCGGACGGGGAGCGGCAGCCGGAGGGAGCCGTAACCCCTGTTGAGCCGTGAGCGCGGGGCGTCGAGCCTCACGAGCCTCTCTGGCCACATCAATCCCTATGGGCACACTGCCCACGCCAGTACAATCCCTACTCAGGAGTAACACCTGATGACCTTCCCTGCCCTCATGACGGCCATGGCGACACCCTTCGACGCCAGCGGCGGTCTTGACCTGCCCGGTGCGCAAGCCCTGGCAGCACACCTCGTGGATCACGGAAGCGGCGGTCTGGTCGTGGCGGGGACGACCGGCGAGTCACCGACGCTGTCCACCTCCGAGACGCTCGACCTGTGTCGTGCGGTCGTCGAGGCCGTGGGCTCCCGGGCCATGGTCCTCGCGGGCACCGGCAAGAACGACACGGCCGCCACGGTGGCCATGACCGAGCGGGTCAGCGACACCGGTGTGGACGGCATCATGCTGGTCGCGCCGTACTACAACCGACCAAACCAGGGCGGGCTGCACGCCCACTTCGCCGCGGCAGCCGGGGCCACGGACAAGCCGGTGATGCTCTACAACATCCCGTCCCGTACGGCGGTGGAGGTCACACCACAGACGCTGCTCGACCTGGCGACCGAGGTCGACAACATCCTCGCGGTGAAGGATGCGGTCGGCGACATGGCCAAGGCCTCGTGGCTCGCCTCCCGGGCTCCGGAGGGCTTCCAGATCCTCTCGGGGGACGACAAGAACTGCCTGCCGCTGCTGGCGGTCGGCGGATCGGGACTGGTCAGTGTTGCCGCACACCTGGTCGGCGACGATCTCGCCGAGATGATCCGCCTCTTCCCCACCGACCCGGCGGCCGCACGATCGCTCCACCACCGCCTGCTCCCCGTGTTCGACGCCCTGTTCATCGAACCCAGTCCGGCGCCGCTCAAGGCCGCGCTGGGCTGGCTCGGTCTACCTGGCGGGCCGCTGCGCCTCCCACTCATCCCCATCGGCGATGACACCGCCGCCCAAGTCGCCGACGC
This Euzebya tangerina DNA region includes the following protein-coding sequences:
- the dapA gene encoding 4-hydroxy-tetrahydrodipicolinate synthase, encoding MTFPALMTAMATPFDASGGLDLPGAQALAAHLVDHGSGGLVVAGTTGESPTLSTSETLDLCRAVVEAVGSRAMVLAGTGKNDTAATVAMTERVSDTGVDGIMLVAPYYNRPNQGGLHAHFAAAAGATDKPVMLYNIPSRTAVEVTPQTLLDLATEVDNILAVKDAVGDMAKASWLASRAPEGFQILSGDDKNCLPLLAVGGSGLVSVAAHLVGDDLAEMIRLFPTDPAAARSLHHRLLPVFDALFIEPSPAPLKAALGWLGLPGGPLRLPLIPIGDDTAAQVADAMTAVGLHPTIEDS